Proteins encoded together in one Chaetodon auriga isolate fChaAug3 chromosome 20, fChaAug3.hap1, whole genome shotgun sequence window:
- the slc35g1 gene encoding solute carrier family 35 member G1 isoform X2 — translation MSRYWFVLCFPCHGFVLHHFPLGENHRGSPRHRDQRHTLLLPDALYCALAYLPQPHPLICPSITLTSTLPKSTHLSSLSLLCCPFFLHPSLPKACLEPRLSVSLIIDPLSLSFIHPSSSYLCSSRTGFLGPRDKRIYLVLRGFIGSNAMILLFYAVQQMPLADATVIMFSNPVFTSLLAWIFLKERCTIWDCVFTVFTLTGVILIARPPFIFGKRLHGIEGDYTNHIKGTIAAFAGAIGAACTFVVLRKIGKSVHYYLSVWYYAVIGFMECIITVSVLGEWKIPFCGRDRWLLMLIAVLGIGGQIFLTKALQIEKAGPVALMRTVDVVLAFIFQFIFFNRAPTWWSLGGAVCVVASTSGVALRKWYSSSRKSSEEAK, via the exons ATGTCCAGGTATTGGTTTGTTCTATGCTTTCCTTGCCACGGTTTTGTTCTCCATCATTTCCCTCTTGGTGAAAACCATCGAGGGAGTCCACGCCATAGAGATCAGCGCCATACGCTGCTTCTTCCAGATGCTCTTTACTGCGCCCTTGCTTATCTACCACAA CCCCACCcactcatctgtccatccatcacaCTCACCTCCACATTACCTAAATCTACCCACCTGTCATCTCTCAGCTTACTTTGCTGCCCATTTTTCCTCCATCCGTCTCTTCCTAAAGCCTGTTTAGAACCTCGTCTGTCAGTCAGCCTAATCATCGATCCATTGagtctttcattcattcatccatcatccTCATATCTCTGCTCCTCCAGGACAGGTTTCCTGGGTCCCAGAGATAAACGTATATATCTGGTGCTTCGGGGTTTCATTGGCTCCAATGCCATGATCCTGCTCTTCTATGCTGTTCAGCAGATGCCCCTGGCAGATGCCACCGTCATCATGTTCAG TAATCCAGTCTTTACCTCCCTCCTGGCCTGGATCTTCCTGAAGGAAAGATGTACAATCTGGGACTGTGTCTTCACTGTTTTTACCCTGACTGGGGTCATCCTCATCGCCCGACCACCATTCATCTTTGGCAAGCGTCTACACGGCATTGAGGGAGACTACACTAACCACATCAAGGGGACTATAGCTGCTTTTGCAG gAGCTATTGGGGCTGCTTGTACATTTGTTGTCCTTCGCAAGATCGGGAAGAGCGTCCATTACTACCTCTCTGTGTGGTACTATGCCGTCATCGGTTTCATGGAGTGCATCATCACTGTATCCGTCCTTGGGGAATGGAAGATCCCATTCTGTGGCCGTGATCGCTGGTTGCTGATGTTGATTGCTGTCCTGGGCATTGGCGGCCAGATCTTCCTCACAAAGGCCCTGCAGATTGAGAAGGCTGGACCCGTGGCCCTGATGAGGACTGTCGATGTGGTGCTGGCGTTCATCTTCCAGTTCATTTTCTTTAACCGTGCACCGACCTGGTGGAGCCTCGGCGGGGCGGTGTGCGTTGTGGCGAGCACTAGTGGAGTAGCACTTAGAAAATGGTACAGCAGCTCTCGCAAGAGCTCAGAAGAAGCAAAATAG
- the slc35g1 gene encoding solute carrier family 35 member G1 isoform X1: MGDCNHCTHERALSVEDDITVVFHKVDSDSHGTNSGGDDHDECGDDDRTAERIHLRGNCRVSCGYDDDAPDTEEGRGSENSTEDSGKNRLCPPAFCVRSKPATREESAREDPEKPKRCPGIGLFYAFLATVLFSIISLLVKTIEGVHAIEISAIRCFFQMLFTAPLLIYHKTGFLGPRDKRIYLVLRGFIGSNAMILLFYAVQQMPLADATVIMFSNPVFTSLLAWIFLKERCTIWDCVFTVFTLTGVILIARPPFIFGKRLHGIEGDYTNHIKGTIAAFAGAIGAACTFVVLRKIGKSVHYYLSVWYYAVIGFMECIITVSVLGEWKIPFCGRDRWLLMLIAVLGIGGQIFLTKALQIEKAGPVALMRTVDVVLAFIFQFIFFNRAPTWWSLGGAVCVVASTSGVALRKWYSSSRKSSEEAK, encoded by the exons ATGGGCGACTGCAACCACTGCACACACGAGCGGGCCTTATCCGTGGAGGACGACATTACTGTAGTGTTTCACAAAGTTGACAGTGACAGCCATGGCACAAACAGCGGCGGCGACGACCACGACGAGTGCGGCGACGATGACCGGACAGCGGAGAGGATTCACTTGAGAGGAAACTGCCGCGTGTCGTGTGGCTACGACGATGATGCTCCGGACAcggaggaagggagaggaagcGAGAATTCAACGGAAGATAGCGGGAAGAACAGACTTTGCCCGCCGGCGTTTTGCGTCAGAAGCAAGCCCGCGACCCGGGAAGAAAGCGCACGTGAAG aCCCAGAGAAACCAAAGAGATGTCCAGGTATTGGTTTGTTCTATGCTTTCCTTGCCACGGTTTTGTTCTCCATCATTTCCCTCTTGGTGAAAACCATCGAGGGAGTCCACGCCATAGAGATCAGCGCCATACGCTGCTTCTTCCAGATGCTCTTTACTGCGCCCTTGCTTATCTACCACAA GACAGGTTTCCTGGGTCCCAGAGATAAACGTATATATCTGGTGCTTCGGGGTTTCATTGGCTCCAATGCCATGATCCTGCTCTTCTATGCTGTTCAGCAGATGCCCCTGGCAGATGCCACCGTCATCATGTTCAG TAATCCAGTCTTTACCTCCCTCCTGGCCTGGATCTTCCTGAAGGAAAGATGTACAATCTGGGACTGTGTCTTCACTGTTTTTACCCTGACTGGGGTCATCCTCATCGCCCGACCACCATTCATCTTTGGCAAGCGTCTACACGGCATTGAGGGAGACTACACTAACCACATCAAGGGGACTATAGCTGCTTTTGCAG gAGCTATTGGGGCTGCTTGTACATTTGTTGTCCTTCGCAAGATCGGGAAGAGCGTCCATTACTACCTCTCTGTGTGGTACTATGCCGTCATCGGTTTCATGGAGTGCATCATCACTGTATCCGTCCTTGGGGAATGGAAGATCCCATTCTGTGGCCGTGATCGCTGGTTGCTGATGTTGATTGCTGTCCTGGGCATTGGCGGCCAGATCTTCCTCACAAAGGCCCTGCAGATTGAGAAGGCTGGACCCGTGGCCCTGATGAGGACTGTCGATGTGGTGCTGGCGTTCATCTTCCAGTTCATTTTCTTTAACCGTGCACCGACCTGGTGGAGCCTCGGCGGGGCGGTGTGCGTTGTGGCGAGCACTAGTGGAGTAGCACTTAGAAAATGGTACAGCAGCTCTCGCAAGAGCTCAGAAGAAGCAAAATAG
- the lgi1b gene encoding leucine-rich glioma-inactivated protein 1b, translating into MGYPGRAVRGWGGWNGWTLLVWVAAVSLALADGRRVRQPRCPAGCTCTKDNALCENVRSVPHSFPPDVVSLSFVKSGFNEITGGSFVHTPALQLLLFTANSFDLIDEDAFLGLPHLEYLFIENNKIASISPFAFRGLKALIHLSLAYNNLETLPKDVFKGMDALTKVDLRGNNLICDCKLKWLVEWMHHTNATLDQIYCSGPPIHQGKKLNDLLPHSFDCITAEFASYQSLKFESISVEAFTFGADQYVVFAQPFAGTCSFLEWDHVEMTFRTYDTIESTSTVVCKPMVIDNHLFVIVAQLFGGSHIYKRDTSANKFIKIQDIDILKIRKPNDIETFMIDGESFFVIADSSKAGSTTVYKWNGNGFYSHQSLHPWYRDTDVEYLEISNKPHLILSSSSQRPVVYQWNRSQKQFDRRTDIPDMEDVFSVKHFRVKGELFICLTRFIGDSKVMRWDGAMFKEVQTFPSRGSMVFQPVSVGNWQYAILGSDYSLTQVYQWDTKRGQFVPSQELNIQAPRAFSLVSIDDRVFLLASSFKGKTQIYEHLMIDLSN; encoded by the exons ATGGGATACCCGGGCAGAGCAGTGAGAGGATGGGGAGGGTGGAACGGATGGACGCTCCTGGTTTGGGTGGCCGCTGTCAGCTTGGCTTTGGCGGACGGACGGAGAGTGAGGCAGCCCAGATGTCCCGCTGGATGCACCTGCACCAAAGATAACGCCCTGTGTGAGAATGTCCGATCCGTGCCTCACTCTTTCCCACCCGACGTCGTCTCACT GTCTTTTGTCAAGTCTGGATTTAATGAAATCACAGGAGGGAGCTTTGTTCACACGCCTGCCCTGCAACTGCT ATTGTTCACAGCAAATTCATTTGACCTTATTGACGAGGATGCGTTCCTGGGTTTACCACATCTCGAATATCT ATTtattgaaaacaacaaaattgcaTCAATATCCCCATTTGCTTTCCGGGGCCTGAAAGCGCTGATACATCT GAGTCTGGCTTACAACAACCTTGAGACGCTGCCCAAAGATGTCTTCAAGGGCATGGACGCTTTGACCAAAGT ggATCTACGGGGAAACAACCTGATATGTGACTGTAAGCTGAAGTGGTTGGTGGAGTGGATGCACCACACGAACGCCACCCTGGACCAGATCTACTGCAGCGGTCCACCCATTCACCAGGGGAAGAAGCTCAATGACCTGCTGCCACACTCCTTTGACTGCATCACAGCGG agtttgcCTCCTATCAGTCGCTGAAGTTTGAGTCCATTTCGGTGGAGGCCTTCACCTTTGGTGCAGATCAGTATGTTGTGTTTGCTCAACCATTTGCCGGGACGTGCAGCTTCCTGGAGTGGGATCATGTTGAGATGACCTTTAGAACCTATGACACAATTGAAA GCACCTCCACTGTAGTCTGCAAGCCAATGGTGATCGACAACCACCTCTTTGTCATTGTGGCCCAGTTGTTCGGGGGCTCGCACATTTACAAACGCGACACCTCCGCCAACAAGTTCATCAAGATCCAGGACATCGATATCCTGAAGATTCGCAAACCTAATGACATTGAGACATTCATGATCGACGGAGAGTCTTTCTTTGTCATCGCTGACAGCTCTAAG GCCGGTTCCACAACAGTCTACAAATGGAACGGCAATGGCTTCTACTCCCACCAGTCACTCCACCCGTGGTACCGGGACACAGATGTGGAATATTTGGAGATCTCCAACAAACCCCACCTGATCCTGTCCAGCAGCTCCCAGAGGCCTGTTGTGTACCAGTGGAACAGGAGCCAGAAACAGTTTGACCGCAGGACTGACATACCGGACATGGAGGACGTCTTCTCCGTCAAACACTTTCGGGTCAAAG GTGAGCTGTTTATATGCTTGACAAGATTCATCGGGGACTCCAAGGTGATGCGTTGGGACGGCGCCATGTTCAAGGAGGTCCAGACATTTCCTTCCCGTGGCTCTATGGTGTTCCAGCCCGTCTCTGTCGGCAACTGGCAGTATGCCATCTTGGGCAGCGATTATTCACTGACACAGGTCTACCAATGGGACACCAAGAGGGGCCAGTTTGTCCCATCTCAGGAGCTGAATATCCAGGCGCCTCGTGCATTTTCTCTGGTTTCCATTGACGACCGGGTGTTCCTGCTCGCGTCCAGCTTCAAGGGAAAAACTCAGATCTACGAGCACCTCATGATTGATTTGAGTAATTAA